The genomic stretch AAGGCCGAACCCGAGCTCTGGAGGAGAGAGGATGGTAGGGAAGGATTCGGCGGCGACAATCACTACGCTTCTGCGGAGCTCATGCGTTTTGTACAATATGGACTTCGAAAAACCAATTCCGATGAGGATTCTCCCGAACCGGGGCCGATCAATAAACCCTATCTTTCCACTTACGCGTTGCCTACCTTTATCAATGCAATCTCGGCTTATTTAGAAATCGGTTATATAGATAAGGAGAAAGATATGATTCTCATGACGAAGCGGAGGAGGGACGTTGCGATCTCTCTCGCGGCTGGAATTTATTCCCTGGCACATGGAATCAAAGTCAAACATCAGGATTATCCGTATGTTCCGGTGGGAAAAACGATCAATTGGTCGCGTTACGAGAAATGGAAGGACGGAAACTACTTTCAAATCGTTTCCGAATGAGAATTCCTTTCAACCATTCCACACCCTGCAAAAAGCGGAGTCCGACCTTTCCTCCGGAACGTCTTGGGTCCCAGCTTCTTGCCCACTGTTCCCTGTAAAAAAGGAAAGGACCTTATTCTGTCGATTTATGCTCGGCGATGCAAGAAAGAATAAAATATAAGAATCACTTTATAACGAGGTTAATCTAAGATCTTATTTTGCTCCAAAGTTTGCCGCCTCCTTAGCGGAAGGATCAACTCGCCGATTTCGTTTGTAACCGGCATATTTCAAAATAGGAGAATTTTACAGGGTCGAACGACCGCTCTTTTCAGAATGAAAAGTTCTCATTTTATGTTATTCCTTCTATATCTCAAACTCTTTGGGGAATAAAAACGTATGTTGAGATAGAAAGGTTAAAGACTTCAAAGTTCATTGTTAGGCGACTGAGTAGAATTTTTGTCAAGTTCTCATTTGTGAAAAACTTTATGATTCACTCCTACGAAAATAACGTCGCCAATGAATCGTGGTTCGGACTTTTATCTGGCCTCAAACCCTTCGATGATTTAATACTCATTAAGAGCGAGATGATTAGGAATTTTATGGAATCTTACTACTCGCACATAGTAGGATTGTTATCGGGTTTTTTTGAGATAGCGGTTCTTCTTCTTTCTGCTATTTTGTCATCTAATTCGGAAATCTTTTATTTAAAATCTTCTAATAGGGGAGAAGATTTATGGATTCTCTGTGATTTTGAACGACCAAAACATTCCTTCCATAACGTTTACTAAATAGGGCTCGGGATTCTTAATAAAAAAATAATCACAATGAGTTTTATTTTCATAGTTACTCTCATTTTAATAGTCTATCTTGAGATCATAAATTCTGTAATTGGATAGGGAATAAGATGGCTAAAGAAACTTTTGTTCACAAATACGGCGAGTGGGCTTTCGTTACGGGAGCTTCGAGTGGGATCGGAAAGGACTTCGCTTTGGAGCTGGCAAGAACTGGTTTCAACCTTTATCTCGTTGCTCGTAGAGAGGATGAGCTATCAAAGTTGAAAAAAGAAATCGAAGAAGTTTATAAAGTCGCAGTCACATATCGCGCTTTCGATTTGAGCAGTACGGAAAATGTAAATACTCTAATTACAGAGACGAAAGATATCAATATTGGGCTGATAGTCTTGGCGGCTGGATTTGGAAGCGGTGGAAAATTCACTGAGTTGTCATTAGAAACCGAATTGAATCAGATTGATTTGAATTGTCGTTCCGTAGTCCAGCTTACACATCATTTTGCAAATAGATTCAAACTGAAACAAAAAGGCGGAATCATTCTATTTGGCTCTTTAGTCGGATTCCAGGGTGTCGCATGGGCGAGCACTTATTCAGCGACGAAAGCATTTATTCAAAGTTTTGCCGAGGGACTCTATGATGAGTTCAAGCTGATAGGGATTGATATACTATCAGTGGCTCCAGGACCAGTAAATTCCGGTTTCGGCGAACGAGCGCATATGAGTATGGGTTTGTCGCAATCGCCAAAAGGAATTGCAAAATTCAGTTTAGTTTGCCTCGGTAAAAAACCTACAGTTCGACCTGGATTCCTCTCAAAGTTTTTGGGTTATTCTTTAATTGTGCTCCCGAAGAGACTCCGATCACTCATTCTTAAACAAATCATGTCTGATATGGTTTTCAAAAAGAAATGAAAATCGTAATATTAACAACGTTCTTCTCGACCTTGGCGGGATGTGCTTTGGCAAGTCCTTTTAAGAAATCCTCTAAGTTAGATTCTTCTCTCATTCATCCCGACACGATCGTCGTCGTTGCTTTAACAGAAGTACATACTAAGGGTTCGATATTTGAACAAATTACTTTTTGGAACAGAGTCTCTTCCGTTCGAAAGAGTCTAGAAGACAATCAAGGGTTTCTTGGTGGATGTATTCGAAGACAAATCTTCGGGAATCGCGCTTGGACAATGACAGTTTGGGAGAATGAGGATTCTTTGGAAGATTTTATTTATTCTAGAGAGCATGAGCGAGCAATGAAAGACGGCGCGCCAGCCGTTGAGTCAAACCGGTTCTATCGGATGAATAGACCTTGGAAAGATGTCCCTCTTGCTTGGGAGGAAGTAGAGATTCTGATTAAAGAAAAAGGTCGCATTGATTGATTCTTATATCCCTCTCCGTCTGAAAATTGTCAAAATCAAGTATAGTGAGGAAACGATTTTTAAAAAAATATTACTATTTCCAGATATTTTACTAACTGGATGTATCTGCATTCTTCCATTTAAAAAGAAAATTTCAATTCCAGAATTAAAAATTCCTACCCATTATTAAAGATAAAGAATTGAAAAAGGATATTGGAGAAACGAAAAACTGGTGAGGTTTTATTCTTCAAATCGTACTTCGACATAGAGAAGGATATTTAGTTCAAGAGTGTTGAGTGTTCTCTTTTTGAGGAAGGATGAATATTGGAAACGCTTTCAAACCAAGCAGATGATTTACCGATTTCAATCCGCCGTCGCTTAATGAAATCTATTCATTTTGGTGAGGACCGAGAGGCTTATATCGTATACCGGTTACTGTGCCTACTGCACTTTTAACAAAACACTTCCGTTAGCTCCGAGACAATTGCGGTAATGTTATGAATCATAGTAAGAAGG from Leptospira stimsonii encodes the following:
- a CDS encoding SDR family NAD(P)-dependent oxidoreductase, yielding MAKETFVHKYGEWAFVTGASSGIGKDFALELARTGFNLYLVARREDELSKLKKEIEEVYKVAVTYRAFDLSSTENVNTLITETKDINIGLIVLAAGFGSGGKFTELSLETELNQIDLNCRSVVQLTHHFANRFKLKQKGGIILFGSLVGFQGVAWASTYSATKAFIQSFAEGLYDEFKLIGIDILSVAPGPVNSGFGERAHMSMGLSQSPKGIAKFSLVCLGKKPTVRPGFLSKFLGYSLIVLPKRLRSLILKQIMSDMVFKKK
- a CDS encoding DUF3291 domain-containing protein, with amino-acid sequence MKIVILTTFFSTLAGCALASPFKKSSKLDSSLIHPDTIVVVALTEVHTKGSIFEQITFWNRVSSVRKSLEDNQGFLGGCIRRQIFGNRAWTMTVWENEDSLEDFIYSREHERAMKDGAPAVESNRFYRMNRPWKDVPLAWEEVEILIKEKGRID